The Hippoglossus hippoglossus isolate fHipHip1 chromosome 19, fHipHip1.pri, whole genome shotgun sequence genome has a segment encoding these proteins:
- the LOC117753349 gene encoding urotensin-2 receptor: protein MTTVSMEPVGVLVERGANATDPPLNSHEDAAATFTIGTILSIMCLVGVSGNIYTLVVMCHSMRTSASMYIYIINLALADLLYLLTIPFVVCTHFLKGWYFGNTGCRILISMDFLTMHASIFTLTIMSTERYFAVLKPLDTVKRSKSYRKAIALLVWVASLILALPMIVSIQLMTVGKKAMCQPTLSPLSYKAYISVLFCTSIVAPGLIIGYLYTQLARTYWVSQTETFKQTKKLPNQKVLYLIFTIVLLFWACFLPFWIWQLLGQFHPSLTLSTKAKRNINYLTTCLTYSNSCINPFLYTLLTKNYKEYLRKHKRSWTAGSYFNRRSRFQRSPRRSPSSSSQQCTESFMLSHTASLRAHNSSL, encoded by the exons ATGACCACAGTGTCAATGGAGCCTGTCGGAGTCCTCGTTGAAAGGGGCGCAAACGCCACCGACCCCCCTCTGAACTCGCATGAGGACGCAGCAGCCACCTTTACCATTGGCACCATTCTCTCCATCATGTGCCTCGTTGGAGTGTCAGGGAACATCTACACCCTAGTGGTCATGTGCCACTCCATGAGGACTTCAGCCTCTATGTACATTTACATCATTAATTTAGCTTTGGCAGATCTGCTGTATCTTCTCACCATTCCCTTCGTGGTCTGCACGCACTTCCTGAAGGGGTGGTACTTCGGGAACACCGGGTGTCGCATTCTGATCAGCATGGACTTCCTGACCATGCATGCCAGCATCTTCACACTGACGATCATGAGCACAGAACGCTACTTCGCAGTGCTCAAGCCGCTCGACACGGTCAAGCGGTCTAAAAGTTACCGGAAGGCCATCGCTCTGCTGGTGTGGGTAGCTTCTCTAATCCTGGCCCTACCAATGATCGTGAGCATTCAGCTAATGACAGTGGGAAAGAAAGCCATGTGTCAGCCCACCTTGTCCCCACTCTCCTACAAGGCCTACATCTCCGTCCTGTTTTGCACAAGCATCGTCGCTCCGGGACTGATCATTGGCTACCTCTACACCCAGCTTGCGCGCACGTATTGGGTTTCACAGACAGAGACCTTCAAACAGACCAAGAAACTACCCAACCAAAAG GTTCTGTACCTGATCTTCACCATCGTCCTTCTCTTCTGGGCATGCTTCCTGCCATTCTGGATCTGGCAGCTGCTGGGTCAGTTCCACCCGTCACTGACCCTCTCCACCAAAGCCAAACGCAACATCAACTACCTGACCACGTGTCTGACGTACTCTAACAGTTGCATTAACCCTTTCCTCTACACGCTGCTCACCAAGAACTACAAGGAGTACCTGAGGAAGCACAAGCGCTCCTGGACGGCCGGCAGCTACTTCAACCGGAGGAGCCGTTTTCAGCGCTCTCCTCGCAGGTCGCCATCTTCCAGCAGTCAGCAGTGTACTGAGAGCTTCAtgctctcacatacagcctccCTGCGAGCTCATAACAGCAGTTTGTGA